One window of uncultured Erythrobacter sp. genomic DNA carries:
- a CDS encoding Coq4 family protein, protein MAYLDLPIVTEDRDLAGFRPIKALRHFRKLVADKEDTKQVFFIIEALSGNQIRYQAEEFIATPEARNMMEREDTLAIADMLDDHDRWADCAPNSVAQHYMRFMKREGLTANGLVDESYAWRPREERPNDQLEWYLNRLRDTHDLFHVLTTYGRDALGEAALLGFSYEQNHNLGVKFIAYAGARQIKKTTQTKAPLYAAVKEGRRLGKAALKLAHMDVEAVMREDIDAARKRLNIGVPVIYRQCLAQLESEGFAESDLGLTDMQAA, encoded by the coding sequence ATGGCGTATCTTGATCTACCGATTGTTACCGAAGACCGCGATCTGGCCGGTTTCCGTCCGATCAAGGCATTGCGACACTTCCGCAAGCTCGTCGCTGACAAGGAAGACACCAAACAGGTGTTCTTCATCATTGAGGCGTTGAGCGGCAACCAGATCCGCTATCAGGCCGAAGAATTCATCGCCACGCCCGAAGCGCGCAACATGATGGAGCGCGAAGATACGCTCGCCATCGCCGATATGCTCGACGATCATGACCGCTGGGCCGATTGCGCCCCCAACAGCGTCGCGCAGCACTATATGCGTTTCATGAAGCGCGAGGGGCTGACGGCGAACGGGCTCGTCGATGAAAGCTATGCTTGGCGGCCGCGTGAAGAGCGGCCCAATGACCAGCTCGAATGGTATCTCAACCGGCTGCGCGATACGCATGACCTTTTCCACGTGCTCACCACCTATGGCCGCGATGCGCTGGGTGAGGCGGCATTGCTGGGCTTCTCCTACGAGCAGAACCACAATCTCGGTGTGAAGTTCATCGCCTATGCCGGTGCGCGCCAGATCAAGAAGACCACCCAGACCAAGGCCCCGCTCTATGCGGCGGTCAAGGAAGGGCGGCGGCTCGGCAAAGCGGCACTCAAGCTGGCGCATATGGATGTCGAAGCGGTGATGCGCGAGGATATCGACGCGGCGCGCAAACGCCTGAATATCGGCGTGCCGGTAATCTATCGCCAGTGTCTCGCGCAGCTGGAGTCCGAAGGCTTTGCCGAGAGCGATCTTGGCCTGACCGACATGCAAGCTGCCTAG
- a CDS encoding exodeoxyribonuclease VII small subunit produces MNEASEPPPIEQMSFEQALRALEEIVTQLERGDVPLDQSISLYERGEKLRAACQDRLDSAQARIEKIVAGADGSPTGIAPLDGGS; encoded by the coding sequence ATGAATGAAGCATCCGAACCACCGCCAATCGAGCAGATGAGCTTTGAGCAGGCGCTTCGTGCGCTGGAGGAGATCGTAACCCAGCTCGAACGCGGCGATGTCCCACTCGACCAGTCAATCTCGCTTTACGAGCGCGGCGAGAAGCTGCGCGCGGCGTGTCAGGACCGGCTCGATTCGGCGCAGGCGCGGATTGAGAAGATTGTGGCCGGTGCGGACGGTTCGCCCACCGGCATTGCGCCGCTCGACGGAGGCAGCTGA
- a CDS encoding ABC transporter permease, translated as MTFNARGAWSIYQRELMRAMRTAFQSILSPVLTTSLYFVVFGTVIGARMEPVDGVAYGAFIIPGLLMLTLLGETTSNSSFGIYMPRFTGTIYELLSAPVGVAETLIGFVGAAATKGLILAAIILGTATFFVDYTIAHPVLAMGYIMLVAASFSLFGFILGIWADSFEKLGIIPILILTPLTFLGGTFYSIDELPQPWDTIAYANPIAFLVSGLRWTFYGTSDVSIWVSLGLTLGFLALCTAIIAFIFKTGWRLRE; from the coding sequence ATGACCTTCAATGCGCGCGGAGCATGGTCGATCTATCAACGCGAGCTGATGCGCGCGATGCGAACGGCCTTTCAGTCGATCCTTTCACCGGTGCTCACCACATCGCTCTATTTTGTCGTGTTCGGCACAGTGATCGGCGCGCGGATGGAGCCGGTTGATGGCGTGGCCTATGGCGCCTTCATCATTCCTGGCCTGTTGATGCTGACCCTGCTGGGCGAGACAACCAGCAATTCCTCTTTCGGCATCTACATGCCCCGCTTCACGGGCACGATTTACGAGCTGCTTTCGGCGCCTGTCGGCGTGGCCGAGACTCTGATTGGTTTTGTCGGCGCGGCGGCGACCAAGGGGCTCATCCTCGCCGCGATCATCCTCGGCACAGCGACATTCTTCGTCGATTACACCATCGCGCATCCGGTGCTGGCAATGGGCTATATCATGCTGGTGGCGGCGAGTTTTTCGCTGTTCGGGTTCATTCTCGGCATCTGGGCGGACAGCTTTGAGAAACTTGGCATTATCCCGATCCTGATCCTCACACCGCTGACCTTTCTTGGCGGCACTTTCTACTCGATCGACGAACTGCCGCAGCCTTGGGACACGATCGCCTATGCCAACCCAATCGCCTTTCTGGTGAGCGGGCTGCGCTGGACCTTTTACGGAACTTCTGATGTGTCGATCTGGGTCTCGCTCGGCCTGACGCTGGGCTTTCTGGCGCTGTGCACGGCGATCATCGCCTTTATCTTCAAGACCGGATGGCGGCTGAGAGAGTGA
- a CDS encoding DUF3052 family protein produces the protein MSAGYSGTPLAKKLTLRDGQLCWFDAMPQRIMDEIAAYGLDLRHVANPAEGIDAAHIFVTEEAELAPKLASLRQQIAQDGHIWVSWPKKGSGKETALDQAAVQRVGLAADLVDTKKCAVDEVWSGLKFVIRKADRET, from the coding sequence ATGAGTGCAGGATATTCCGGGACGCCGCTCGCCAAGAAACTGACGTTGCGCGATGGGCAGCTTTGCTGGTTTGACGCCATGCCGCAAAGGATCATGGACGAGATCGCCGCTTATGGGCTTGATTTGCGCCATGTCGCCAATCCCGCAGAGGGGATCGACGCCGCGCATATTTTCGTCACCGAAGAAGCCGAACTTGCCCCTAAACTGGCATCTTTGCGCCAGCAAATCGCACAAGACGGCCATATCTGGGTGAGTTGGCCCAAGAAAGGTTCGGGCAAGGAAACCGCGCTCGATCAGGCTGCGGTTCAGCGTGTCGGGCTTGCTGCCGATCTTGTCGATACCAAGAAATGCGCGGTGGACGAGGTCTGGTCAGGCCTCAAATTTGTCATCCGGAAAGCTGACCGGGAAACCTAG
- the coaD gene encoding pantetheine-phosphate adenylyltransferase encodes MTRRVGIYPGTFDPITLGHADIIRRGAKLVDHLILGVTTNPSKNPMFTTEERFAMVEREVKGLGLDNVEVVGFNSLLVKFAHSQNANVIIRGLRAVADFEYEYQMAGMNQQLDDDIETIFLMADVSLQPIASKLVKEIALYGGDITPFVSAEVRDDVNARVEKLGRKGDL; translated from the coding sequence ATGACACGCCGCGTCGGAATTTACCCGGGCACATTTGACCCGATCACTCTGGGCCATGCCGATATCATCCGGCGCGGAGCCAAGCTCGTGGATCACCTCATTCTGGGTGTGACAACCAATCCGTCAAAGAACCCAATGTTCACCACCGAAGAGCGCTTTGCGATGGTCGAACGCGAAGTGAAAGGGCTGGGCCTCGATAATGTCGAAGTTGTCGGGTTCAATTCACTGCTGGTGAAATTTGCCCACTCGCAGAACGCAAATGTCATCATTCGCGGCCTGCGCGCTGTGGCGGACTTTGAATATGAGTACCAAATGGCCGGCATGAACCAGCAGCTCGACGACGATATCGAGACGATCTTCCTGATGGCGGACGTATCGCTGCAACCGATTGCGTCGAAGCTGGTGAAAGAAATCGCGCTCTATGGCGGCGACATCACCCCGTTTGTGAGCGCCGAGGTGCGCGATGATGTGAATGCGCGGGTCGAGAAACTAGGCCGCAAGGGCGATTTATAG
- a CDS encoding polyprenyl synthetase family protein, whose product MNVVGIDGDALGDSLKRVQREVDSVFDAELPLPSDTSARLVEAMRYAAIGGGKRVRPLLVVSTAELFGVDRDAALRAGAAVEAIHVYSLIHDDLPCMDDDDLRHGKPTVHKAYDEATAVLAGDALHALAFEILADNDTSADPFVRSELIATLGTASGMKGMAGGQMMDMVADEEGVEYDLRSITRLQQLKTGALLAASVEMGAVLGRVPPEGRAHLRAYARDIGLAFQIADDLLDVTGDADKAGKALRKDQSQGKQTFVTLMGVDKAREQADALVDQAIAHLGSHGREADTLRALARFIVERDR is encoded by the coding sequence GTGAATGTCGTCGGGATCGATGGCGATGCGCTCGGCGACAGCCTGAAACGGGTCCAGCGCGAGGTGGATTCGGTGTTCGACGCCGAATTGCCTTTGCCATCGGACACCAGCGCGCGACTGGTCGAGGCGATGCGCTATGCCGCAATCGGCGGCGGCAAAAGGGTGCGCCCGCTGCTCGTCGTGAGCACTGCCGAACTGTTTGGAGTCGACCGCGATGCGGCGCTTCGTGCAGGCGCGGCGGTTGAGGCGATCCATGTCTATTCGCTGATCCATGACGATCTGCCCTGCATGGATGATGACGACCTGCGCCACGGCAAGCCGACCGTTCACAAGGCCTATGACGAGGCAACCGCCGTCCTGGCAGGCGATGCGCTCCACGCGCTGGCTTTTGAAATTCTCGCCGACAATGACACCAGCGCAGATCCCTTTGTCCGTAGCGAGCTGATCGCCACGCTTGGCACTGCCAGCGGGATGAAGGGCATGGCGGGCGGCCAGATGATGGACATGGTCGCGGATGAGGAGGGGGTCGAATACGATCTGCGCTCGATCACGCGGCTCCAGCAGCTGAAAACCGGCGCATTGCTCGCCGCATCAGTAGAGATGGGCGCTGTGCTGGGCAGGGTTCCTCCAGAGGGCCGCGCGCATCTCAGAGCCTATGCCCGCGATATCGGCCTCGCCTTCCAGATTGCCGACGACCTACTCGACGTGACAGGTGACGCGGACAAAGCGGGCAAGGCGCTGCGCAAGGACCAGAGCCAGGGCAAGCAGACTTTCGTGACATTGATGGGCGTCGACAAAGCGCGCGAACAGGCAGACGCGCTGGTCGATCAGGCCATCGCGCATCTCGGCAGCCACGGCCGCGAAGCTGACACTTTGCGCGCTCTTGCTAGGTTTATTGTCGAGCGGGATCGGTAA
- a CDS encoding nitroreductase family protein, with the protein MREHETIPYSLNPLPDDESVARARGLRDRLKERRTCRYFSDEPVPREAIEAAIEAAGTAPNGANHQPWHFAVVASPEKKRAIREAAEAEERRFYGSDGDNPKASDEWLGALRELGTDEDKPFLETAPFLIVVFAQRKGGIEEDGKTQNYYVNESVGIACGMLIATLHEAGLATLTHTPSPMGFLREACERPEWEKPLMIVVVGRPTKDATVPAHALKKKPLSQIATWL; encoded by the coding sequence ATGCGTGAACACGAAACTATTCCCTATTCGCTCAATCCCCTGCCCGATGATGAAAGCGTTGCGCGTGCGCGAGGCTTGCGCGACCGGCTGAAAGAAAGGCGCACCTGCCGCTACTTCTCCGATGAGCCGGTTCCGCGCGAAGCCATCGAAGCTGCAATCGAGGCCGCTGGCACTGCTCCCAACGGGGCAAACCACCAGCCATGGCATTTCGCCGTAGTCGCTTCACCGGAAAAGAAGCGCGCGATCCGCGAAGCCGCCGAAGCCGAGGAGCGGCGGTTCTACGGCTCTGACGGAGACAATCCCAAGGCCAGCGATGAATGGCTCGGCGCGCTAAGGGAGTTGGGCACAGACGAAGACAAGCCTTTCCTCGAAACCGCACCCTTTCTCATCGTCGTCTTTGCCCAGCGCAAAGGCGGGATCGAGGAAGACGGTAAGACGCAGAATTATTACGTCAATGAAAGCGTCGGGATTGCCTGCGGGATGCTGATTGCGACCTTGCACGAAGCCGGTTTGGCGACGCTCACCCACACGCCCTCCCCCATGGGATTCCTACGTGAGGCTTGCGAAAGGCCCGAATGGGAGAAGCCCTTGATGATCGTGGTTGTGGGCCGACCGACAAAAGACGCGACTGTGCCCGCCCACGCTCTCAAGAAAAAGCCGCTGAGCCA
- a CDS encoding DUF2177 family protein produces MKQWVIAALSAAVIFGALDAMWLNWAGPNLYEPNIGELMAENFNAGAAAAFYFIYLAGTLWFAVRPGLQSGSVRTALINGILLGALCYATFDLTSQAVFKVWATYVTIVDIAWGAFATGTASALATLIALRFGK; encoded by the coding sequence ATGAAGCAATGGGTGATCGCGGCACTATCGGCAGCGGTGATATTCGGCGCGCTCGACGCAATGTGGCTCAATTGGGCCGGTCCCAATCTCTACGAGCCCAATATCGGCGAGCTGATGGCTGAGAATTTCAACGCAGGCGCGGCGGCGGCGTTCTACTTTATCTACCTGGCGGGAACCTTGTGGTTTGCCGTTAGGCCGGGCTTGCAGAGCGGCAGCGTTCGAACAGCGCTTATCAACGGCATTTTGCTGGGGGCACTGTGCTATGCAACCTTTGACCTGACCAGCCAGGCGGTGTTCAAGGTGTGGGCGACTTATGTCACAATCGTAGACATTGCGTGGGGCGCGTTTGCCACGGGCACGGCGAGCGCGTTAGCTACGTTAATCGCGCTTCGATTCGGCAAGTAA
- the purL gene encoding phosphoribosylformylglycinamidine synthase subunit PurL produces the protein MSNNTSAITPEVVEQHGLSPEEYERVLAGLGREPNLVELGIFSVMWSEHCSYKSSRLHLKKLPTEAPWVICGPGENAGVIDIGDGQAAIFKMESHNHPSYIEPYQGAATGVGGILRDVFTMGARPVANMNALRFGRPDHPKMKHLVQGVVAGIGGYGNCVGVPTVGGETNFHPAYDGNILVNAMTVGVADADKIFYSAATGVGNPIVYVGSKTGRDGIHGATMASADFEEDAEAKRPTVQVGDPFTEKLLIEACLELMATDAIVAIQDMGAAGLTSSSVEMATNGKAGIRLDMDKVPCREEGMTPYEMMLSESQERMLMVLKPGKEAMAQAIFEKWELDFAIIGEVTDTRHMVLEWQGEVVCDIPLGPLAADAPEYDRPYISKEEYAEWAGIKPVENAPECTDPGADLLKMLASPNLASRRWIAEQYDSQVMADTLQTGGDASVVRVHGTKKALAISTDCTPRYVHADPYEGGKQAIAEAYRNLCAVGARPLAVTNCLNFANPQRPEIMSQFVHALEGMGDACRALDFPIVSGNVSLYNESKATGGGSAILPTPAIGGVGIIEDASTMVTSAFKHEGDTIYLIAPEFWAKPDPTRSHIGKSRWLADVHGRDEGRAPPVDLAAERGAGQIVRKLIGEGLLSAVHDLSDGGLAVALAEMALSGGIGAEVSANPAYSAAQWWFGEDQARYIVTVAPRYAEAFNQIVAEGPDIPEAEMVGFHRIGTVGGNSLLGVSLADLRAAHESFFEEWMGA, from the coding sequence ATGAGCAACAACACCTCCGCCATCACCCCCGAAGTCGTCGAACAGCACGGACTGTCCCCTGAAGAATATGAGCGCGTGCTCGCAGGCCTTGGGAGGGAGCCCAATCTGGTCGAGCTCGGCATCTTCTCGGTCATGTGGTCCGAGCATTGTTCCTACAAGAGTTCGCGCCTGCATTTGAAGAAGCTTCCGACCGAGGCGCCGTGGGTTATCTGCGGTCCGGGCGAGAATGCGGGCGTGATCGACATTGGCGACGGTCAGGCGGCTATCTTTAAGATGGAGAGCCACAACCACCCCTCTTACATCGAGCCTTACCAAGGCGCGGCGACGGGTGTGGGCGGGATCCTGCGCGATGTCTTCACCATGGGAGCGCGGCCCGTGGCGAATATGAATGCGCTGCGCTTTGGCCGGCCCGATCACCCCAAGATGAAGCACCTTGTGCAAGGCGTGGTCGCGGGGATCGGCGGATACGGCAATTGCGTCGGCGTTCCGACCGTGGGCGGCGAGACGAACTTCCACCCTGCCTATGACGGCAATATCCTTGTCAACGCGATGACCGTTGGCGTCGCCGATGCTGACAAGATTTTCTACAGCGCCGCAACCGGCGTCGGCAATCCGATTGTCTATGTCGGCTCCAAGACCGGTCGCGACGGCATTCACGGCGCTACTATGGCCTCCGCGGACTTCGAGGAAGACGCCGAAGCCAAGCGCCCCACGGTGCAGGTCGGCGACCCCTTCACTGAAAAGCTGCTGATCGAAGCCTGCCTCGAACTGATGGCCACCGACGCCATCGTCGCGATTCAGGACATGGGCGCAGCAGGCCTCACCTCCTCCAGCGTCGAAATGGCGACCAATGGCAAGGCGGGCATCCGGCTCGATATGGACAAGGTGCCGTGCCGCGAAGAGGGCATGACGCCTTACGAAATGATGCTGAGCGAGAGCCAGGAGCGGATGCTCATGGTTCTGAAGCCCGGCAAGGAAGCGATGGCGCAGGCGATCTTCGAGAAGTGGGAGCTCGACTTCGCGATCATCGGCGAAGTCACCGACACTCGCCACATGGTGCTCGAATGGCAGGGCGAGGTCGTGTGCGACATCCCGCTCGGCCCGCTTGCAGCCGATGCGCCCGAATATGACCGACCTTACATCTCCAAAGAAGAATATGCCGAATGGGCGGGGATCAAGCCGGTCGAGAACGCACCCGAATGCACCGATCCCGGCGCAGACCTGCTCAAGATGCTCGCCTCCCCCAACCTCGCCTCGCGGCGCTGGATTGCCGAGCAATATGACAGCCAGGTCATGGCCGACACTCTCCAGACCGGCGGCGATGCCAGCGTGGTGCGCGTGCACGGCACGAAAAAGGCTCTCGCGATCAGCACCGATTGCACTCCGCGCTATGTCCATGCCGATCCTTATGAAGGCGGCAAGCAAGCCATAGCGGAGGCCTATCGCAATCTGTGCGCTGTCGGCGCTCGCCCGCTGGCGGTGACCAACTGCCTCAACTTCGCCAACCCGCAGCGGCCCGAAATCATGAGCCAGTTTGTCCACGCTCTCGAAGGAATGGGCGATGCCTGCCGCGCGCTCGACTTCCCGATCGTGAGCGGGAACGTCTCGCTCTATAATGAAAGCAAGGCGACCGGCGGCGGCTCGGCGATCCTGCCCACCCCTGCCATCGGCGGTGTCGGGATTATCGAAGACGCCTCGACCATGGTCACCAGCGCCTTCAAGCACGAAGGCGACACAATTTACCTCATCGCGCCCGAATTCTGGGCCAAGCCTGACCCGACCCGCTCGCATATCGGCAAGTCGCGCTGGCTCGCCGATGTTCATGGCCGCGACGAAGGCCGCGCGCCTCCGGTCGACCTCGCTGCCGAGCGCGGCGCAGGCCAGATCGTGCGCAAGCTAATCGGCGAAGGGCTGCTCTCCGCCGTCCACGACCTTTCCGATGGCGGCCTCGCAGTCGCGCTTGCCGAGATGGCATTGTCAGGCGGGATCGGGGCAGAAGTCTCGGCCAACCCCGCTTACTCCGCCGCTCAGTGGTGGTTTGGCGAGGATCAGGCGCGCTACATCGTCACCGTCGCGCCGCGCTATGCCGAGGCTTTCAACCAGATCGTCGCAGAAGGGCCCGACATCCCCGAGGCCGAGATGGTCGGCTTCCACCGCATCGGCACCGTCGGCGGGAATAGCCTGCTGGGCGTATCGCTCGCCGACCTGCGCGCGGCGCATGAAAGCTTCTTCGAAGAGTGGATGGGGGCATAG
- a CDS encoding ABC transporter ATP-binding protein, producing MSETILSIAGLSKVYAGGTKALDNVDLDIRKGEIFALLGPNGAGKTTLIGAVCGIVRPTSGTITAFGEDLSRNWRAARSRIGLVPQELSTDMFETVWRAVSYSRGLFGHPPDKARIEEVLRSLSLYEKKDSQIRELSGGMKRRVLIAKALAHEPDLLFLDEPTAGVDVELRKGMWEQIAALRERGTTIILTTHYIEEAELMADRVGIIRGGKILMVDDKQAIMQRMGTTEAIFQLVEPLTELPDAIASFPVTLGDGGRELCYRGGDGSGSGSEEVAALTKALIASGIDYRGIDIHDSSLEDIFVDLVSAKEEAA from the coding sequence ATGTCTGAAACGATCCTCTCCATTGCGGGCCTGAGCAAGGTATATGCCGGCGGCACGAAAGCGCTCGACAATGTTGATCTCGACATTCGTAAGGGCGAGATTTTCGCGCTGCTCGGCCCCAATGGTGCGGGTAAGACCACGCTGATTGGCGCGGTGTGCGGGATTGTGCGTCCGACCTCTGGCACGATCACGGCCTTTGGCGAAGACCTGTCGCGCAATTGGCGCGCTGCCCGCTCGCGCATCGGGCTCGTCCCTCAAGAGCTGAGCACCGATATGTTCGAGACGGTGTGGCGCGCGGTCTCTTATTCGCGCGGCCTGTTCGGTCACCCGCCAGACAAAGCGCGGATCGAGGAGGTTCTTCGTTCGCTCTCGCTCTACGAGAAGAAGGACAGTCAGATCCGCGAGCTTTCGGGTGGGATGAAGCGCCGCGTGCTGATAGCCAAGGCGCTGGCGCACGAACCGGACTTGCTGTTCCTCGACGAGCCCACCGCAGGCGTCGATGTCGAACTGCGCAAAGGAATGTGGGAGCAGATCGCTGCCCTTCGCGAGCGCGGGACAACGATCATTCTCACCACACATTATATCGAGGAAGCCGAGCTGATGGCCGACCGTGTCGGTATCATTCGCGGCGGCAAGATCCTGATGGTGGATGACAAACAGGCGATCATGCAGCGCATGGGCACGACCGAGGCGATTTTTCAACTGGTAGAGCCGCTTACGGAGCTTCCCGATGCCATCGCTTCATTCCCGGTGACGTTGGGCGATGGCGGGCGCGAGCTGTGCTATCGCGGCGGCGACGGTTCGGGCAGCGGCAGCGAGGAAGTCGCCGCGCTGACTAAGGCGCTGATCGCCAGCGGGATCGACTATCGCGGGATCGACATTCACGATTCCTCGCTGGAGGATATCTTCGTCGACCTCGTCTCTGCAAAAGAGGAGGCTGCGTGA
- the queA gene encoding tRNA preQ1(34) S-adenosylmethionine ribosyltransferase-isomerase QueA, whose protein sequence is MRVDLFDFDLPQDRIALRPVRPRDAARMLVVRGGEAPFEDRGVLDLPDLLEPGDVLVFNDTRVIPAQLEGRRAGGEAKIGATLHKRIDLRRWQAFIRNAKRVKEGDQLVFGGGVTAIAETRHADGSITLMFEGEEPVEVLLDRAGTMPLPPYIAGKRGVDAQDLEDYQTMFAAEDGAVAAPTASLHFTDRLVEPLDARGIGREMLTLHVGAGTFLPVKADDTDDHAMHSEFGRISAETAERLNAARAAGGRIIAVGTTSLRLLESAASEDGFVQEFAADTDIFITPGYKFKVVDGLMTNFHLPKSTLVMLVSALMGRERMMAAYDHAIENRYRFYSYGDSSLLLP, encoded by the coding sequence ATGCGTGTTGACCTGTTCGATTTCGACCTTCCGCAAGACCGGATAGCGCTGCGCCCCGTGCGGCCGCGTGATGCCGCGCGCATGCTGGTTGTGCGCGGGGGCGAAGCGCCGTTCGAGGATCGCGGGGTGCTCGATTTGCCCGACCTGCTGGAACCCGGCGATGTGCTGGTCTTCAACGACACGCGCGTCATCCCCGCACAGCTCGAAGGACGTCGCGCGGGCGGAGAGGCCAAGATCGGCGCAACCTTGCACAAGCGCATCGATCTGCGCCGCTGGCAGGCCTTCATCCGCAATGCGAAGCGCGTGAAAGAGGGCGATCAGCTGGTCTTCGGAGGCGGCGTCACTGCGATTGCCGAAACGCGCCACGCGGACGGCTCGATCACGCTGATGTTCGAAGGGGAGGAGCCGGTCGAAGTCCTGCTCGACCGTGCAGGCACTATGCCGCTGCCACCTTACATTGCAGGCAAACGCGGGGTCGATGCGCAAGACCTCGAAGACTACCAGACCATGTTCGCAGCCGAGGACGGCGCTGTCGCCGCTCCTACAGCGTCGCTCCACTTCACCGACAGGCTGGTCGAGCCGCTTGATGCGCGCGGGATCGGGCGTGAGATGCTAACCTTGCATGTGGGCGCGGGCACGTTCCTGCCGGTCAAAGCTGACGACACCGATGATCACGCCATGCACTCCGAATTCGGGCGGATCAGTGCGGAGACAGCGGAGCGCCTCAACGCTGCGCGCGCTGCTGGCGGGCGGATCATCGCGGTTGGCACGACTTCGCTGAGATTGCTCGAAAGCGCTGCCAGCGAAGATGGGTTTGTGCAGGAGTTCGCTGCCGACACCGACATTTTCATCACGCCGGGATACAAGTTCAAAGTCGTCGATGGTCTGATGACCAACTTCCATCTGCCGAAATCCACGCTGGTCATGCTGGTCAGCGCGCTGATGGGGCGCGAGCGGATGATGGCGGCTTACGATCACGCCATCGAAAATCGCTACCGCTTCTATTCCTATGGTGACTCCTCGCTGTTGCTGCCTTAA
- a CDS encoding DUF6122 family protein codes for MDGGIELLQPILHYGGHWLAPFLIALVIWRAHWLRAGLVMTSANLIDLDHLLADPIFDPERCSIGFHLLHGWEAGIVYVLLLAVPRWWVRALGLGALWHLAVDYGDCMMMGAAPI; via the coding sequence GTGGATGGGGGCATAGAGCTTCTCCAGCCAATCCTGCATTATGGCGGGCATTGGTTGGCCCCGTTTCTGATCGCGCTGGTGATCTGGCGCGCGCACTGGCTGCGTGCGGGGCTGGTGATGACGAGCGCAAATCTGATTGACCTCGACCATTTGCTCGCCGATCCGATTTTCGATCCCGAGCGCTGCTCGATCGGCTTTCACCTGCTCCATGGCTGGGAAGCGGGAATCGTCTATGTTCTGCTGCTGGCAGTGCCCCGATGGTGGGTGCGCGCGCTGGGCCTTGGCGCGCTGTGGCACCTCGCGGTCGATTACGGCGATTGCATGATGATGGGAGCGGCTCCGATATGA
- a CDS encoding peptidylprolyl isomerase, whose amino-acid sequence MLKPTLGVMAAISLLAAPSALAAQDSDRDMVESGDEEATSAAVDTRTYPPVNFDASADLDDIWVLDLSNGERVKIRLMEEWAPAHIERIKTLTRQGFYDGVIFHRVIDGFMAQGGDPTGTGQGGSQLPDLNEEFNPMPHVRGTLAMARATEENSANSQFFIVFYPRFSLDKRYTNLGRVIENMAGVDTIVRGEPPGNPTRILQASLASDNRPVPVAAPAPAPEQDITADLLNAPLQ is encoded by the coding sequence ATGCTCAAACCCACACTCGGCGTAATGGCCGCAATTTCTCTGCTCGCCGCACCCTCCGCGCTCGCCGCGCAGGATTCCGATCGCGACATGGTCGAAAGCGGGGATGAGGAAGCCACCAGCGCGGCGGTCGACACGCGCACCTATCCGCCGGTCAATTTCGACGCGAGCGCTGATCTCGATGATATCTGGGTGCTGGACCTGTCGAATGGTGAGCGGGTCAAGATTCGCCTGATGGAAGAATGGGCACCTGCCCATATCGAACGGATCAAGACGCTCACCCGTCAGGGCTTTTATGACGGAGTGATCTTTCACCGCGTGATCGACGGCTTCATGGCGCAGGGCGGCGATCCGACCGGCACTGGGCAGGGCGGCTCGCAGCTTCCTGACCTCAACGAAGAATTCAACCCGATGCCGCATGTCCGCGGAACCCTCGCTATGGCGCGGGCGACTGAAGAAAACAGCGCGAACAGCCAGTTCTTCATCGTGTTCTATCCGCGTTTCAGCTTGGACAAACGCTACACCAATCTTGGCCGCGTGATCGAGAATATGGCCGGCGTTGATACGATTGTTCGCGGCGAACCGCCCGGCAACCCGACCCGCATCCTGCAGGCTTCGCTTGCCAGCGATAACCGTCCGGTTCCTGTCGCAGCGCCTGCTCCTGCGCCAGAGCAGGACATCACCGCAGACCTTCTCAACGCGCCGCTTCAATAA